From the Thermococcus sp. genome, the window TTATCGAAGAGCTCCTCAAGCCTTGTCGCGTCGCCGAGCTTAAGGACGTAGTCCCTTATTCCGTAGTGTCTGAGGTTCATCTCGGCTCCCTCAACCATCTCCGGCTTTATGTCCACGCCGTAGACCTTCAGGCCAATTAAACCCGCCTCTATAAGAATCCCGCCTGCTCCCATCATGGGGTCGAGGAGCTCTCTCCTTGCCTTCGTTAGGTTAACCAGCGCCCTTGAAATCCTCGGGTGGAGGGAAATTGGCCTGAAAAACGGCCTGTGGTGGGCCTTTCTCCTCTCGAAGTCCTTGGGGTCAAAGAACCTCAACCTTATTCCGGCGTAGAGTTTCTCACCGCAGTAAACCCTAACGAGCGTGTCCGGTTTAGAGAGGTCTACCTTAAAGCCCTTTGCGTGTATCACGGCCCCAAGCTTCCTCGGGAGGTCGGTAATCTCATGCCTGCAGTTGGCCATCGTTTCCGTGTCCACCTTAAAGGTTCCCTTAATGGGCCACTCGATTTCCTTCGCTTTATTGAGGAGCTCCTCAACGGAATCCGCTTCAACTAGGAGCTTCCCGTACTCGTGGGCGAGGCCAAGCCTCTCTAGGAAAGGAAAGGCCTTTTCATCTGCATTTACCTTGAGGAAAAGGTAGTCTCTTCCCGCTATCTCTCCACCCCCGAGCTCAAGCATGGCCCTAACTTCGTCAACGGCCATCTCCG encodes:
- a CDS encoding TIGR01177 family methyltransferase; this encodes MLYVEILGNLPEMAVDEVRAMLELGGGEIAGRDYLFLKVNADEKAFPFLERLGLAHEYGKLLVEADSVEELLNKAKEIEWPIKGTFKVDTETMANCRHEITDLPRKLGAVIHAKGFKVDLSKPDTLVRVYCGEKLYAGIRLRFFDPKDFERRKAHHRPFFRPISLHPRISRALVNLTKARRELLDPMMGAGGILIEAGLIGLKVYGVDIKPEMVEGAEMNLRHYGIRDYVLKLGDATRLEELFDKKFEAIATDPPYGTSATLAGRRREELYREVLESINAVLEPGGRLSIAFPTSFDGEKEAEKVGFRLVGKYYQKVHKSLERYFYVFEK